GACGAATCCGCAGCGCTTCTAGACTAGTTTTGCCACAGACACCACAGGCACTTGTAGTGTAGAAATGCCGCTCTAAAGATGGCAAATCCGGCTTCAATCCCTGCCGCAAAGCCACGTTGACAATGTTGTAGCGCTGCTCCCCATCGATCTCTGGGTCAACACAATAGCTGATTGCGCGAATATCGCCAGGTTCACGCACCACGCCCTCACCATAGAGAAAACCGGCAGCCAACTCGAAGTCGGCTCCGGGTGTGCGCATGGTAATTGCCAGGGTGTGATTAGGTTCAACCAGGCGAATTTCTAACGGTTCTTCCGTAGCCAGCTGATCCGATCGAGAGCGAATCTGGCCATTCTCCACAGTCCAAATCTGGCTTCTGGTTTTGCTGGTGCTCACCCCAGCTTCTCCAGTTGAACCACAGCGTTGTAGTCAGGAACCCCTTCCTGTGAGCGTCGATTACGGTCGAGCAAGAGATTGCCTTCCGGCCAGTGAATTTGCAAATTACCGGGTTTAACTGGAGCCATATAAACTCGCCCTTTGAATTCGCCGCGTTCGTTTTTCAACACCACTGGATCACCGTTTTGAAGGGCAAAACGTTCGGCATCAATGGGATTGATCAGCACCGCCTCGCGCACCGCTCCCGTGATCGCATCTTTGCGCTCTTGAACCATGCTGTTGAACTGTTTGCCACGCCGCGTGGTTACCCAAAAACAGCCTTCCGGTAGCTGTCGCTTCGGGGGGGACACAACCGCGAAATGTGCCTTGCCATCAGCAGTCGGAAAGTTCCAGCCAAAGCAGAGGTGTGAGCCCCCATACTGAAACTGATCGCCTGCTTGCTGCAAGTGTTGAATGCCTGCATATTGAGGAATCACCCGAGCAATTTCAGCTCGAATGGCTGGCGTACCCTCAACCTGAAGCTGAGCTGCTCGCTCCGGTCGCGCTCGTTGGGCCAACTCCATAAACACTTGCCACTCCGGTCGCGCTTCGCCAATGCGCGGCCCCGAAACTTCAGGGCTGAAAATTACCCGCCGCTCGGTACTGGTTTCCGTGACACCACCCGGCACTTCGTAGCGAGTCGTTGCAGGCAGCAGCAGCACCGCTTCAGCGGGTAGCAACATCTGCGGCGAGCAGACAATATCCATATGCACGCGCAGAGGCACTCGCTCTAGGGCCGCTAGGACATAATCTGGCTCGGGTAACACCTCCAAGAAGTTGCCCCCGACAGAGAACAACAGATCCAGGTTGCCAGCATGGGCCGCGTCGATCATCGCGGGTGCAATTAGACCTGGGGTCGTGGGCACCTCAAAGCCCCACTGTCGGCTAAGCTGGTCTGCATTCTCCGGGGTAATCGGCTTGCCACCGGGCAACACTGTGGCATAGGCGCCCATTTCAGCACCGCCCTGCACGCCGGAGTGTCCTCTAATTGGCATTAAGCCGCAGCCTTCCCGCCCGACAAAGCCTTTGCTCAGCGCCAGATTGATAATCGAGCGCACATTGTCTTCGCCGCATTCATGTTGAGTAACCCCCATGCTCCAGACGAATACAGCCTTCTGCGCCTCGCCTACCATTTGGGCAAAGGCGTACATCTCCGCTTGCGAGGCTCCTGATTCGCGCTCTAAATCCTCCCAGGTCTGGTTTTCCAGTTCTGCTTTCAAGGCTTCCAACCCGGTCGTGTAGTGATCAATAAACGACGGGTTGACCCAGCCATTAGCCAGCATGTGCTTGAGGGTGCCATTTAAAAAGGCCATGTCTCCCCCCACATTCACCAAAAAGAAGCGCTCTGCGAATTGGGTGCCAAACAAAGCACTTTCTACAATCGAAGGCACCCAGTAACGCTCCATGCCAGGCTCTTTGTAGTTGTTGATCACCACAATGCGAGTGCCCGCTTTCTTGGCGTAATGCAGATATTTAACGGTTACCGGCTGGTTGTTCGCTACGTTTGAGCCAATAAACACCAGCAAGTCGGTACCGATCCAGTCTTTGTAGGAGCAAGTTGTTGCTCCCACGCCTAGTGTTGTTTTGAGTGCGGCTGTACTGGGCGAATGACAGATGCGAGCGGCGTTGTCAATGTTGTTGCTACCCAGAGCCCGCACAGCTTTCTGAGCCAGATAGTAGGTCTCGTTGACAGTGCCTCGGCTGGTGAGATAGAAACCCAAGCGCTCCGGTGTCGAAGCCCTAATGCGCTCGGCTACTAAACTCAGCGCCTCTTCCCAACTGACGCGACTAAAGCCTGGTTCGCCTTGGCGACGCAGCATTGGGTAAGGCAGGCGTCCCAGTTCGCGCAGTTCCGCGCCACTTTTGCCCTTGAGCTGTGAGACATCTGCCAAAATCTGAGGATCCAGAGCGGGCATAGTGTTGAGGCGCAGCAACCGCAAGCGTACGTTGCAAACATGCAGTCCATCCAGAGTCCAGTCCTGCATGCCCGTCGTCCCCAAAGCGCAGCCATCGCAGACCCCTTGATTGAGAATGCGCCAAGCGTAGGGCAACTGGTCACGCGACAGCCAGCTGGCGCGAAATACCTCCCAGTAGTTGTTGGGGTACTGCTCACCGATGCCAAACGGCTTCCAGCTCGCCCAGTTAGCAGGAGTCCAGCGCTTTTTGACTTTACGTAGCATTAGTTTTGCCGCGAGGGGACATGAGACGGAGGGACTGCACCCAGTCCCTCGTTTGCATTTTGCCCCTGCTTCTCGCGATCAAGTCAATGCCCTGAGCGACTTAGTTCCAGTCGCTGGTCGCTCACTCAGGTCTAAACCCAGGTTTAAGTTCGGGTCTAAGCCCAGATCTAAGGCCAGATCTAAGCCCAAATCTAGGCAACCAACATCTGCTCATTTAGTTGCCGCTGCACCTCTGGCGAGATCCGGGAGGCAACCTCGCGACAATTTTGCAGTAGGGTGCTGGTCTGCAAGAAGTTTTCTAGCTCCAAGGCTTCGGCTTCGCCGAGTTGCAGCAGGTTTGTTTCTAGCTGTAAGTGGCGCAACAGCAGATTGACAAAGGCATCAGCAAACGACATACGACGCGCATAACCTGCACGAAAGTCTGGTGGTTCCCCTAAGGCGGCCAAGTCTGAGAGCAGAGCAGGAGTATCCAGGGCAAAGAGGTCATTGTGCGCCAACTCTTGGGCGCTACTCAGACACAAAGCTAAATCCCGATTAAGATCCAGAGCCCGGGCCAATCCTTGAGAGAGGTGACGCGCTTGCAAAGCCACTCGATCCAGGCAGCAGGCGGCCTGATCACTAACACTACGCTCTAAGGCGAAACTCAGGGCCAAGTGCAAAGCAGCCGCACGACGGGCAACACTGCGCTCCGGTGAGTCTAGCCGGTCGGTCAGCTGCTTTGCCCAGAGTAGTAGCGCCTGACAACGCTTAGCTTTCAAGCGGCTCATAGCCTCAGACTGAAGGCTCAGCAGCAGTTCATCAGCGCCTTCGGGCAACAGCTCAGCAACTTGCAGCAGCACTCTCTGCCAGCTGGGCACTTCCAAAGGCTGCCGTACCAGGGCGGTCAGACTACCCCGGCTGCGATGGGCAACAACTTGCCAAGCGCACAGGTATTCCTGCAAAGCAGGATGCACGAAGGTATAGTGACCCGGCGCAAATTCGACTAGCAAGCCTGAGTGAGCTGTCAGCCCCTCTAGTAACTCGCTGCAATCAAGAGTGACCTCAACTGTTTGGCAGGCTTTTAACAGGCCCAATATTTCAGCCTGGCTCACTATAGGTCGCTGCTGCTGGAGCTTGCCTGCCGCTAAGCGGGCCAATGCTTTGAGTTGAACTTTGAGCGCTGGCGCTGAGAGCCCAGGCTGGCTAGCTAGGCCAATGCGCACAATTGCATGGTGGAGCCCAACCGCATGACTGACCAAACTACGGCTGCGACTGTATGTCTGACATAACAGCGTCAGCAACCAGGGGCTGCGGGTCAGCTCACAGGTATTGGCCTGTGCTGGCAGTTGCAGTGTCTCCCACAATTGGCGACCCACAGCCGGGTTACGACCGAACCAACGTTGGATGAAGGTTTGGACCTGCTCATCGCTCAAAGCTGTTAGTTGAGCGCTGGTAAAACGCTTGAAATGGTGCTGGGTAGCAACAGCATTGGAGACAACGAAGCGGTTTTTCGGCCAGCGCTCGACCAAATCCTCAATGAGTAGGATCACCTGCTCACGCTGGGTCTCAGCGACCTCATCCAATCCGTCCAGTAACAACAGCAACCTGCCCTGCTCCAGAGCTTCTGCGGTAAAAGCTTTGGGCCAAGGGAAGTTCGCTGCTTGAAACTCCAGCACTACTGACTGTGCCAGCGAGCCTGTTCCCTTGGGCAGCATTCTGAGGTCGATATAGACCGGGATGCAGTTATGCCCATACTGGCCTTCCTTGCCCTTAAACGACTCTAAACCCAACCAGCGCAATAGGGTCGTCCGTCCCGAGCCAGGCTCTCCAAGAACGCTCAAATACTGCTGGCTGCGGGCGACGAGCGCTGCTGGCAAGAAGTTCTGACGCTGATGCTGCAGGCTGCTGCTACTTGAGTCTGCTAAAACCTCAGCCATCAAGCGTTGGAGCGAGGGCTGTCCCTTCACACAAGCGGGAACATAAAGCGTCTCTAGCGACACAGGCCGAGCGATACCAGGAATGCGCAAGGTGCCGTACCGGGTCAGATAGCGCCGCAAATACTGGTTTGAGACCTGAGCGATCACTCGACGAACCCGAGCATCCGCTGGGTTACTGGGTTGGGACGACGAGCCTGTCCTCAGGCCAGCCGCAGGCGCAAAACGGCTGCTGCCGGTTAGCAAAGGCTTAAACACCTCGGCTACGACGCCTCCCACTGGGGCGGACAGGGCTACCTGAGGCTCTGTCGAAGTCATGGCCTTACCAAGATTTTGCGAGGGCTGAGTCGTTCCACATAGTACATTACGGGAAAAATTCAAGCCATCCAGCCTATCTGGGTATTCAAGATGCTAAGACCGTCGGTCCAGACCTTGATCGTTCCAGGAGACAGGATCTTCTAGAGGTTCCATATGGGTCATCACACTGCTACCGGGCAGGGCTTGCTCAAGGCTTAGCTCGATTTCCTCGCATAGGTCATGGCCCCGTTGAACACTCCAGTTGCCCGGCACCAAGACATGCAGTTCGACGAAGCGACGGGAGCCCGCAGTACGGGTGCGCAGTGCATGAAAGTCAATGCCCTGCTCTCGGTAAGGCGCAAGAATCGTAGTAATCGTTTGCTGGTCCACTGCAGGCAGGGAAGTATCCAGTAAACCTAAGCTTGTCTCGCGGAGCAGCCGAATACCAGTCCAGACAATATTGGCCGCTACAAGCAACGCAACCAACGGATCTAGCACCAACCAACCCGTTATCTGTACTAGACCGAGACCCAGCACCACCCCCAAAGAAGTCCAGACATCAGTGAGCAAATGATGGGCATCGGCGCGCAGGCTAATCGAGCGTAGGCGCTTCCCAGCTTTTAGCAGCACCTGAGCAACGCCACCATTGACGGCAGCAGCTACAAGAGAAATGCCCAAGCCCAAGCCAATTTGCTCAACCGGCTGGGGGTGAGTTAAACGCCCCCAGGCCGCAACTGCAATGCTGGCAGCAGCCACTAGAATTAACGCTCCCTCCAGAGCGCTGGAGAAATATTCTGCTTTGGAATGTCCAAAGGTGTGCTCCGCGTCTGGAGGCTGAGCAGCAAAGGTTAAGGCCCAAACAGCCGCCAAAGCTGCAACCAAGTTCACCACAGACTCAGCGGCATCTGAGAATAAGCCGACGGAGCCAGTCAGCCGATAAGCAGTAAATTTCAGCGCCATTGTGATAAGCGCTGCTGCAATTGAGAGAAAGGCGTAGGAGCGCGCTGACCCGTTGAGCATAGGCTCATTTTTCCATAGGTTCGCGATGCCCCAAATTAAGCTCTAACGACCGAGCTGTGAACTACCCTTGGCTAAGATTTTTCTAAAGGTTTGCTAAGGGTTCGCCACAGACTGTAGCAGCTTGACGCTGGACCTAAGGCTGCAAACTAGCTTGAATGCGCAGGATGCCTGGGCTGCCATCCATTTTGTCGCTGTCCTCTAAGGGTTGCTGTTGCCGTTGAGATTCAGCACGCGCCAAGAGGGTGTACTCACCGGGCTGCTGCGGCTGCCACAGATAACGCCATAGGGTCCACTCATGGGGTGACTCAGGTTGATTTTGCTCAGCCTGCTGCCAGGTCTTGCCGCCATCTGTACTGACTTGAATGCGTTGAATCGGAGTTGAACGATCTAGAGCCACACCTGCAACTAAAATGCCCTTCTCCCAACCCTGTTCGCCGCTCTTGGCTAACCTGGTCTGATTCTGGCGGTTCCACACTCGGTGCTGTTGAATTTGGCGCACGAGGGAATGGGTAGGAATTTCAGCAGTATTGGACCAGCCTTGGCGCTCCCAAAAACCTTTTTTGGTGCGAGTGCTTGCCTCAATGCCAACTAGCCACTTAGGTTGCTTCTGGCCAAAATGTCCTGGGATCAAGATTCGCAGAGGATAACCATGACTGCGAGATAGAGCACTACCATTCATGCGGTGCACCAGCCTGACTTCGGGGCGCAAGAGTTCGGCGACGGGTAAAGTGGTCTCGTAAGAATCTGCCCCGTGCAAAACAAACTCACGAGCCTCAGGTTTTAGCCCCGCTCGTTCTAGAAATGGCAGTAGCGGCGTACCGGTCCAAAGAGCATTGCCAATCAGATTGCCACCAGTTGGATTGCCAATGCACTCCATGGTCAAGTAGAACTCTTCCTGCGGTGTGGCAGACACAATATCTTGAAAGTTTAGAGAAACCGGTGTCTCGACAGCTCCCTTAATCTCTAGTCGCCAACTTTCCAGAGTGACATTGGGAGGCAAGGCATAAGACTGCACATAAAACTCAGTCAGGGGAGTGAGCAAATGCTCGGGCAACCGGACAGTTGGATCCAATAAATCAAGCGAGAATAATGGCTTGATCTGCTGTCCGTTGCCACAAGCAGACAACAAGCTAGCCCCAATCAGCCCTACACCAATTCCCGCAGGGGCTTGCAATAGCTTTTTGAGCAGCGAGCGTCGTTTCAAAGGAATGCCTTAAGACTTCTGAGCGTAATTGAGGATCTTCTTTACCATTTCTACCAGCGTAATCGAGCCCACTGGCTTTGAGATATAGGAGTTAGCGCCTAACCGATAGGTTGCTTCGGCATCACTACTTTGCTTAGAGGTAGTCAAGACAACAAATGGAATCTCTTTCCAAACTGGATTCTGACGAGCCTGTTTCAACACATCAACCCCGTCTATTTTAGGTAAACGCAGGTCGAGCACAA
The window above is part of the Leptolyngbya sp. FACHB-261 genome. Proteins encoded here:
- a CDS encoding NACHT domain-containing NTPase is translated as MTSTEPQVALSAPVGGVVAEVFKPLLTGSSRFAPAAGLRTGSSSQPSNPADARVRRVIAQVSNQYLRRYLTRYGTLRIPGIARPVSLETLYVPACVKGQPSLQRLMAEVLADSSSSSLQHQRQNFLPAALVARSQQYLSVLGEPGSGRTTLLRWLGLESFKGKEGQYGHNCIPVYIDLRMLPKGTGSLAQSVVLEFQAANFPWPKAFTAEALEQGRLLLLLDGLDEVAETQREQVILLIEDLVERWPKNRFVVSNAVATQHHFKRFTSAQLTALSDEQVQTFIQRWFGRNPAVGRQLWETLQLPAQANTCELTRSPWLLTLLCQTYSRSRSLVSHAVGLHHAIVRIGLASQPGLSAPALKVQLKALARLAAGKLQQQRPIVSQAEILGLLKACQTVEVTLDCSELLEGLTAHSGLLVEFAPGHYTFVHPALQEYLCAWQVVAHRSRGSLTALVRQPLEVPSWQRVLLQVAELLPEGADELLLSLQSEAMSRLKAKRCQALLLWAKQLTDRLDSPERSVARRAAALHLALSFALERSVSDQAACCLDRVALQARHLSQGLARALDLNRDLALCLSSAQELAHNDLFALDTPALLSDLAALGEPPDFRAGYARRMSFADAFVNLLLRHLQLETNLLQLGEAEALELENFLQTSTLLQNCREVASRISPEVQRQLNEQMLVA
- a CDS encoding FdhF/YdeP family oxidoreductase; translation: MLRKVKKRWTPANWASWKPFGIGEQYPNNYWEVFRASWLSRDQLPYAWRILNQGVCDGCALGTTGMQDWTLDGLHVCNVRLRLLRLNTMPALDPQILADVSQLKGKSGAELRELGRLPYPMLRRQGEPGFSRVSWEEALSLVAERIRASTPERLGFYLTSRGTVNETYYLAQKAVRALGSNNIDNAARICHSPSTAALKTTLGVGATTCSYKDWIGTDLLVFIGSNVANNQPVTVKYLHYAKKAGTRIVVINNYKEPGMERYWVPSIVESALFGTQFAERFFLVNVGGDMAFLNGTLKHMLANGWVNPSFIDHYTTGLEALKAELENQTWEDLERESGASQAEMYAFAQMVGEAQKAVFVWSMGVTQHECGEDNVRSIINLALSKGFVGREGCGLMPIRGHSGVQGGAEMGAYATVLPGGKPITPENADQLSRQWGFEVPTTPGLIAPAMIDAAHAGNLDLLFSVGGNFLEVLPEPDYVLAALERVPLRVHMDIVCSPQMLLPAEAVLLLPATTRYEVPGGVTETSTERRVIFSPEVSGPRIGEARPEWQVFMELAQRARPERAAQLQVEGTPAIRAEIARVIPQYAGIQHLQQAGDQFQYGGSHLCFGWNFPTADGKAHFAVVSPPKRQLPEGCFWVTTRRGKQFNSMVQERKDAITGAVREAVLINPIDAERFALQNGDPVVLKNERGEFKGRVYMAPVKPGNLQIHWPEGNLLLDRNRRSQEGVPDYNAVVQLEKLG
- a CDS encoding molybdopterin-dependent oxidoreductase — its product is MKRRSLLKKLLQAPAGIGVGLIGASLLSACGNGQQIKPLFSLDLLDPTVRLPEHLLTPLTEFYVQSYALPPNVTLESWRLEIKGAVETPVSLNFQDIVSATPQEEFYLTMECIGNPTGGNLIGNALWTGTPLLPFLERAGLKPEAREFVLHGADSYETTLPVAELLRPEVRLVHRMNGSALSRSHGYPLRILIPGHFGQKQPKWLVGIEASTRTKKGFWERQGWSNTAEIPTHSLVRQIQQHRVWNRQNQTRLAKSGEQGWEKGILVAGVALDRSTPIQRIQVSTDGGKTWQQAEQNQPESPHEWTLWRYLWQPQQPGEYTLLARAESQRQQQPLEDSDKMDGSPGILRIQASLQP
- a CDS encoding cation diffusion facilitator family transporter, translating into MLNGSARSYAFLSIAAALITMALKFTAYRLTGSVGLFSDAAESVVNLVAALAAVWALTFAAQPPDAEHTFGHSKAEYFSSALEGALILVAAASIAVAAWGRLTHPQPVEQIGLGLGISLVAAAVNGGVAQVLLKAGKRLRSISLRADAHHLLTDVWTSLGVVLGLGLVQITGWLVLDPLVALLVAANIVWTGIRLLRETSLGLLDTSLPAVDQQTITTILAPYREQGIDFHALRTRTAGSRRFVELHVLVPGNWSVQRGHDLCEEIELSLEQALPGSSVMTHMEPLEDPVSWNDQGLDRRS
- a CDS encoding response regulator — protein: MSALANNILTRPMLLVEDNPMHVDLTLQAFKKNDFTHPIVVCRDGEEALIYIEQHSCPTDPELPILVVLDLRLPKIDGVDVLKQARQNPVWKEIPFVVLTTSKQSSDAEATYRLGANSYISKPVGSITLVEMVKKILNYAQKS